One stretch of Pandoraea oxalativorans DNA includes these proteins:
- a CDS encoding DUF2471 family protein codes for METIDWDQLALSAAERDLAGIVREIAARYAQQRLTTVVPGDGAPLDWHTLVAIADEAEADIGLQARHEPWVLAGLLRLPGDEALRRDGELPSLDAAVDLQWPDAPAPAVFRAIVTAFTALADDEPTTDGAAPSFMAGASARLSTAPAGGSACSA; via the coding sequence ATGGAAACCATCGACTGGGATCAACTGGCGCTGAGCGCCGCCGAACGCGACCTTGCGGGCATCGTCCGCGAGATCGCCGCGCGCTATGCGCAGCAACGCCTGACGACCGTCGTGCCGGGAGATGGCGCGCCGCTCGACTGGCATACGCTGGTCGCCATTGCCGACGAAGCGGAAGCGGATATCGGGCTTCAGGCACGACACGAGCCGTGGGTACTTGCAGGCCTGCTGCGTCTGCCCGGCGATGAAGCGCTTCGCCGCGATGGCGAGTTGCCGTCGCTCGACGCGGCCGTCGACCTGCAATGGCCCGACGCCCCGGCACCGGCCGTCTTTCGCGCCATCGTCACCGCGTTCACCGCGCTCGCCGACGACGAACCGACCACAGACGGTGCGGCCCCGTCGTTCATGGCTGGCGCTTCGGCGCGTCTGTCGACAGCCCCCGCCGGTGGTTCGGCGTGTTCGGCCTGA
- a CDS encoding exonuclease domain-containing protein — protein sequence MFENVVEDANAVPILPEGIDPDALARSLPAPMVFVDLETTGGNALEDRITEIGVVEVGPHGIEQWSTLLDPAEPIPPFIQKLTGITNEMVRGQPAFDTLAQGLAERLHGKLFVAHNARFDYGFLKNEFRRAGICFQADVLCTVRLSRLLFPSAARHGLDALIARFGLAPQGRHRALADADLLWQFWQKLHTLYTPDLIGQAVQRVTKRSSQPPQLPDEAIDALPDSPGVYLFYGEGDTLLYVGKSVDVRARVRSHFSSDHQVAKDLRISQEIRRVEVRRTVGELGALLLESQLVKQLQPVHNRMLRRSASLYSWQLTQESDTPQLVSAKTVDFSGAESLYGTFSSRNGAERSLRALADEHRLCCAQLGLEKVAKGRPCFGYQVKRCDGVCVGEAPLADHTKRTREALATLQLDTWPYDGPIAIEEHGGDDVEYHVIDRWQYLGSVASRDALDALVDNMPAATGFDPDIYRLLGRRLAVSRNTEPAAPLVPGPLPAALPAVLPAVLPADPAVCATDETSVAAVPPRPPARRVAAPLTVLLLTRPAFRLSHVERPDAAPRKPRSVALLRRRQPRPEDPDQLRLPFDVR from the coding sequence GTGTTCGAGAACGTAGTCGAAGACGCCAATGCCGTGCCGATCCTGCCGGAAGGTATCGATCCGGACGCGCTCGCCCGTTCGCTGCCCGCCCCGATGGTCTTCGTCGATCTGGAGACGACCGGGGGCAATGCGCTTGAGGATCGCATCACCGAAATCGGTGTGGTCGAAGTCGGCCCCCACGGCATCGAACAGTGGAGCACGCTGCTTGACCCTGCCGAGCCGATTCCGCCTTTCATTCAGAAGCTGACGGGCATCACCAACGAGATGGTGCGCGGTCAGCCCGCGTTCGACACGCTCGCACAAGGGCTTGCCGAGCGTCTGCACGGCAAGCTGTTCGTCGCCCATAACGCCCGCTTCGATTACGGCTTTCTCAAGAACGAATTCCGCCGCGCGGGCATCTGTTTTCAGGCGGATGTCCTGTGCACGGTGCGTCTGTCGCGCTTGCTGTTTCCGTCGGCCGCCCGCCATGGGCTGGACGCCCTGATCGCTCGCTTTGGCCTTGCGCCGCAGGGCCGTCACCGCGCATTGGCCGATGCCGACCTGCTCTGGCAGTTCTGGCAAAAACTCCACACGCTCTATACGCCCGACCTGATCGGACAAGCGGTGCAACGCGTGACGAAACGATCGAGCCAGCCGCCGCAACTGCCTGACGAAGCCATCGACGCGCTGCCCGACAGTCCCGGCGTCTATCTCTTCTATGGCGAAGGCGACACGCTGCTGTATGTCGGCAAGAGCGTAGACGTGCGCGCGCGGGTGCGCTCGCACTTCTCCAGCGATCATCAGGTCGCCAAGGATCTGCGCATCTCGCAGGAAATCCGGCGCGTCGAGGTGCGGCGCACGGTCGGAGAACTCGGTGCGCTGTTGCTTGAATCGCAGTTGGTCAAACAGTTGCAGCCAGTGCACAACCGGATGCTGCGCCGCTCGGCGAGTCTCTACAGTTGGCAGTTGACGCAGGAAAGCGACACGCCGCAGCTGGTGAGCGCAAAGACGGTGGACTTTTCCGGGGCCGAATCGCTGTACGGCACGTTCTCGTCGCGCAACGGTGCGGAGCGTTCGTTGCGTGCGCTGGCCGACGAACATCGACTGTGCTGCGCACAACTGGGGCTGGAGAAGGTCGCGAAGGGGCGTCCTTGCTTCGGCTATCAGGTCAAACGTTGCGACGGGGTGTGCGTGGGCGAAGCACCGCTGGCGGACCACACGAAACGCACGCGCGAAGCCCTCGCGACCCTGCAACTCGACACGTGGCCCTACGACGGCCCCATCGCCATCGAAGAGCACGGCGGCGACGACGTCGAATACCACGTCATCGACCGGTGGCAGTATCTGGGCAGCGTTGCATCGCGCGATGCATTGGACGCGCTGGTCGACAATATGCCTGCGGCGACGGGCTTCGACCCCGACATCTACCGCTTGCTGGGTCGACGTCTTGCTGTCTCACGGAATACGGAACCGGCGGCCCCGCTCGTCCCCGGCCCTCTGCCCGCCGCCCTACCAGCGGTCCTGCCAGCGGTCCTGCCCGCAGACCCGGCCGTCTGCGCCACGGACGAGACCTCGGTCGCCGCCGTCCCCCCTAGGCCCCCGGCACGCCGTGTCGCTGCCCCATTGACGGTGCTGCTGCTCACCCGGCCCGCGTTTCGTCTGAGCCACGTCGAGCGGCCCGACGCCGCGCCCAGGAAACCGCGAAGTGTGGCGCTTTTGCGTCGCCGTCAGCCACGTCCTGAAGATCCTGACCAGCTTCGGCTCCCGTTCGACGTCCGGTAA
- a CDS encoding LysR family transcriptional regulator, which yields MELRPLEAFAAVMSTGSITAAGRLLGRSQPAITRMIQELEAEIGYALFTRSGPRVTPTEQGFLLFEDVEHVLAGLQQIRARADEIARGQTRPLHVAATSALAAGLVPAALALPGLAHDAQQIQMRSTSPEQVVHAVLTGAADIGVTSLPLEHRGIVVHWIGESACVAAVRSDDPLARHDRLPLAECAGRRIITMQNPYRLRRRLDQAFSQAGVAPAGLIETNAAINAMTAVRAGLGVAVLEPVTAYGLPLADVAVRPIDADIPFFFGVITRDARAPSPAALALVDALADAARALLPDFVQRAATEHAQVLQSLYGDLPAPKEAQSS from the coding sequence ATGGAATTACGCCCACTCGAAGCCTTCGCGGCGGTCATGTCGACCGGCAGCATCACTGCAGCCGGGCGTCTGCTCGGGCGCTCGCAACCTGCCATCACCCGCATGATTCAGGAGCTCGAAGCCGAGATCGGTTACGCCCTGTTCACGCGCAGCGGCCCGCGCGTCACCCCCACGGAACAAGGCTTTCTCCTGTTTGAAGACGTCGAGCACGTGCTCGCCGGTTTGCAGCAGATTCGCGCCCGCGCCGACGAGATCGCGCGCGGCCAGACCCGCCCGCTGCACGTGGCCGCCACCTCGGCGCTGGCCGCCGGGCTGGTGCCCGCTGCGCTCGCGTTGCCCGGTCTCGCCCACGACGCCCAACAGATCCAGATGCGCAGCACGTCGCCCGAGCAGGTCGTACATGCCGTGTTGACCGGTGCAGCCGACATCGGCGTGACCAGCCTGCCGCTGGAGCATCGCGGCATCGTCGTGCACTGGATCGGCGAATCGGCTTGCGTGGCTGCGGTGCGCAGCGACGACCCGCTGGCCCGTCACGATCGTCTGCCGCTGGCGGAGTGCGCCGGGCGTCGCATCATTACCATGCAGAACCCGTATCGTCTGCGCCGTCGTCTCGATCAGGCATTCTCGCAAGCAGGTGTCGCACCGGCCGGTCTCATCGAGACGAATGCGGCGATCAATGCGATGACCGCCGTGCGCGCGGGCCTCGGTGTGGCCGTTCTCGAACCGGTGACGGCCTACGGTCTGCCGCTGGCCGACGTCGCTGTGCGGCCCATCGACGCCGATATTCCGTTCTTCTTTGGCGTCATCACGCGCGACGCCCGTGCGCCGTCCCCCGCCGCCCTCGCCCTCGTCGATGCGCTGGCCGACGCCGCCCGCGCGCTGCTGCCCGATTTCGTCCAACGCGCCGCCACCGAACACGCTCAAGTCCTTCAGTCGCTCTACGGCGACTTGCCCGCTCCCAAGGAAGCTCAGTCGTCATGA
- a CDS encoding flavin-containing monooxygenase, protein MTLSTTTPTSATGLAALEARLRQDLAWLELPAKRWVPERTYNAQPVLDVAIIGGGMAGLAAATSLTHLGVGAVIFDQSPRGFEGPWATTARMETLRSPKQLTGPALGLPALTFRAWFEAQFGIDAWDALDKIPRLQWMEYLRWYRDVLAIDVRNEHRITAITPRGEDGLVELSVTSPEGERKVYARHVVLATGRDGLGGPTVPGFARELPRRFYAHSSDVMDYATLRGKRVGVIGAGASAMDSAATALEAGAASVDMLIRRADIPRVNKGKGAGNPGLTHGHVNLPDEWKWRIRHYINVQQVPPPRGSTLRVSRHDNARFNLGAPILDVTPVGDELHVRTAKGTFVLDFLIFATGFRIDIDGRSEFAAFSKFVRKWSDRYTPAAGDEDVELSDSPDLGPTFEFQEKTPGTCPGLERIHCFCAPATLSHGALSGDIPAVSEGAKRLAQGLAGTFYREDVEHHYASMQAYEEPEVYGDEWTPAPPPADVAAVATTARSDKERLAS, encoded by the coding sequence ATGACCCTGTCCACGACCACCCCGACCTCCGCCACCGGCCTGGCCGCGCTCGAAGCGCGTCTGCGTCAGGACCTCGCCTGGCTCGAATTGCCTGCCAAGCGCTGGGTACCCGAGCGCACGTACAACGCTCAGCCCGTACTCGACGTCGCCATCATCGGCGGCGGTATGGCCGGACTCGCAGCTGCGACGTCGCTCACGCACCTCGGCGTGGGTGCCGTGATCTTCGATCAGTCGCCGCGCGGCTTCGAAGGTCCGTGGGCCACGACCGCGCGCATGGAAACCCTGCGCTCGCCCAAGCAGCTCACCGGCCCGGCGCTCGGCTTGCCCGCGCTCACCTTCCGCGCATGGTTCGAAGCGCAGTTCGGCATCGACGCCTGGGACGCCCTGGACAAGATCCCGCGTCTGCAATGGATGGAGTACCTGCGCTGGTATCGCGACGTCCTCGCCATCGACGTACGTAACGAGCATCGCATTACCGCCATCACGCCGCGCGGCGAAGACGGTCTGGTCGAGTTGTCGGTGACGTCGCCCGAAGGCGAACGCAAGGTCTACGCACGCCATGTGGTGCTCGCCACAGGACGCGACGGCCTCGGCGGGCCGACCGTCCCCGGTTTCGCACGCGAGTTGCCTCGACGCTTCTACGCGCATTCGTCCGACGTGATGGATTACGCAACGCTGCGCGGCAAGCGCGTGGGCGTGATCGGTGCGGGGGCCTCGGCCATGGACAGCGCCGCCACCGCGCTCGAAGCGGGTGCCGCCAGCGTCGACATGCTGATTCGCCGTGCCGACATTCCGCGCGTCAACAAGGGCAAAGGCGCAGGCAATCCCGGCCTCACGCACGGTCACGTCAATCTGCCGGACGAATGGAAGTGGCGCATCCGTCACTACATCAACGTGCAGCAGGTGCCGCCGCCGCGAGGCAGCACGTTGCGCGTCTCGCGTCACGACAACGCACGCTTTAACCTCGGCGCACCGATTCTCGACGTCACCCCGGTCGGCGACGAACTGCACGTACGCACGGCCAAAGGCACGTTCGTGCTCGACTTCCTCATCTTCGCGACGGGATTCCGCATCGATATCGACGGCCGCTCCGAGTTCGCCGCCTTCTCGAAGTTCGTGCGCAAGTGGAGCGACCGCTATACGCCCGCAGCAGGTGACGAAGACGTCGAACTGTCGGACTCGCCGGACCTCGGCCCGACGTTCGAGTTTCAGGAGAAGACGCCGGGCACGTGCCCGGGTCTGGAGCGCATCCATTGCTTCTGCGCACCGGCCACGCTTTCGCACGGCGCGCTGTCGGGCGACATCCCGGCCGTGAGCGAAGGCGCGAAGCGTCTGGCGCAAGGGCTGGCGGGCACGTTCTATCGTGAGGACGTCGAGCACCATTACGCCAGCATGCAGGCGTATGAGGAGCCCGAGGTCTACGGCGACGAATGGACCCCCGCGCCGCCGCCAGCGGATGTCGCTGCCGTTGCCACCACCGCACGCTCGGACAAGGAGCGTCTCGCATCATGA
- a CDS encoding ABC transporter permease, whose translation MTAWILRRVLQAVLVVWLMTLIVFVGLHAIGNPIDILIGQDVDQIDRARIIAQLGLDQPLWRQYLSFIAGALHGELGNSYVYNVPAIQLILQRLPATLELAFAALVLAVVIGIPLGLFAGLYPRNPISKLLMTGSIVGFSLPTFWVGLMLIMFFSVHLGVLPASGRGETARLFGVEWSFLTLDGLRHLILPALNLALFKISLVLRLTRAGVSEVLPQDYVKFARAKGLSPLRVVLVHVLRNTLIPLVTVLGLEFGSTIAFAVVTESVFAWPGAGKLILDSINALDRPVIVAYLIVVVCLFVSLNLIVDVLYKWLDPRVRVEAAA comes from the coding sequence ATGACCGCATGGATTTTGCGCCGCGTATTGCAAGCGGTGTTAGTGGTGTGGCTGATGACGCTGATCGTGTTCGTCGGCCTGCACGCGATCGGCAATCCGATCGACATCCTGATCGGTCAGGACGTCGACCAGATCGACCGCGCCCGCATCATTGCGCAGCTCGGCCTCGACCAGCCGTTGTGGCGACAGTACCTGTCGTTCATCGCGGGCGCGCTGCACGGTGAGTTGGGCAACAGCTACGTGTACAACGTCCCGGCCATCCAGTTGATTCTGCAACGCCTGCCCGCGACGCTCGAACTCGCGTTCGCCGCACTCGTCCTCGCGGTGGTCATCGGCATTCCGTTGGGCCTGTTCGCCGGTCTCTACCCGCGTAACCCGATCTCGAAACTGTTGATGACGGGCAGCATCGTGGGCTTCTCGCTGCCGACGTTCTGGGTCGGCCTGATGCTCATCATGTTCTTCTCGGTGCATCTGGGCGTGCTGCCCGCGAGCGGTCGCGGCGAGACGGCGCGCCTGTTCGGCGTGGAATGGTCGTTCCTCACCCTTGACGGGTTGCGTCACCTGATTCTGCCTGCTCTCAATCTGGCGCTGTTCAAGATTTCGCTGGTGCTGCGTCTGACGCGCGCCGGGGTGTCCGAAGTGCTGCCGCAGGACTACGTGAAATTCGCGCGCGCCAAGGGCTTGTCGCCGCTGCGGGTCGTGCTCGTGCACGTGCTGCGTAACACGCTGATTCCGCTGGTGACGGTGCTGGGTCTCGAATTCGGTTCGACCATCGCCTTCGCCGTCGTGACAGAAAGCGTGTTCGCATGGCCCGGCGCGGGCAAGCTCATTCTCGACAGCATCAACGCGCTCGACCGCCCTGTGATCGTGGCGTATCTCATCGTCGTGGTGTGCCTGTTCGTGTCGCTCAACCTGATCGTGGACGTGCTCTACAAGTGGCTCGATCCGCGTGTGCGCGTGGAGGCCGCTGCCTGA
- a CDS encoding ABC transporter permease — protein sequence MSLNPSPNNAPTPALTVEPVPVRRESPWQQGLRELLRSKSAVLGLVVLVVLIVAALTAPWISPQNPYDLGQLNVLDNRLPPGSENVDAHYTYWLGTDGQGRDLLSGIIYGLRISLGVGIGSALVAGILGTILGLVAAYAGGRVDAFIMRLVDLLLSFPSILVALMILAYVGKGIGNVVLTLVVLEWAYFARTARGQALVESRREYVEAARCQAIPNWRIVLGHILPNCLPPLIVVGSLQVARAITLEATLSFLGLGVPVTEPSLGLLIANGYQTMLSGDYWISLYPGLALLVTVVAINLVGDRLRDVFNPRLQK from the coding sequence ATGTCGCTGAATCCATCCCCCAATAACGCGCCAACGCCAGCGCTCACAGTCGAACCGGTGCCGGTGCGTCGCGAATCGCCATGGCAGCAGGGCCTGCGCGAGCTGCTGCGTTCGAAGAGCGCCGTGCTCGGTCTCGTCGTGCTGGTGGTGCTGATCGTCGCCGCGCTGACCGCGCCGTGGATCTCCCCGCAGAATCCGTATGATCTGGGGCAACTCAACGTGCTGGACAACCGGCTGCCGCCTGGCTCGGAAAACGTCGACGCGCACTACACCTACTGGCTCGGTACCGACGGTCAGGGGCGCGACCTGCTCTCCGGCATCATCTACGGGCTGCGGATCAGTCTGGGCGTGGGCATCGGCTCGGCGCTCGTCGCTGGCATTCTCGGCACCATCCTCGGTCTGGTCGCCGCCTATGCAGGCGGTCGCGTGGATGCATTCATCATGCGCCTGGTCGACCTGCTGCTGTCGTTCCCGTCGATTCTCGTCGCGCTGATGATCCTCGCGTACGTGGGCAAGGGCATCGGTAACGTGGTGCTCACGCTCGTCGTGCTCGAATGGGCCTACTTCGCGCGAACCGCGCGCGGGCAGGCGCTGGTCGAGTCACGTCGCGAGTATGTCGAAGCCGCACGTTGCCAGGCGATCCCGAACTGGCGCATCGTGCTCGGGCACATTCTGCCGAATTGCCTGCCGCCGCTGATCGTCGTCGGCTCGTTGCAGGTCGCGCGCGCCATCACGCTCGAAGCCACGCTGTCGTTCCTCGGACTTGGCGTGCCGGTGACGGAACCGTCGCTCGGCCTGCTCATCGCCAACGGCTATCAGACGATGCTCTCCGGCGACTACTGGATCAGCTTGTATCCGGGGCTGGCGTTGCTCGTCACGGTCGTCGCCATCAATCTCGTGGGCGACCGCCTGCGCGACGTGTTCAATCCAAGGTTGCAGAAATGA
- a CDS encoding ABC transporter ATP-binding protein, translated as MTSSPSSTSAPLTLEVRNLRTQFVTRAGTLPAVDDVSFSLPPGHIMGLVGESGSGKSVTGFSIMGLVDAPGRIVGGEVLFQGRDLTKMSAAELRHLQGNRIAMIFQDPMMTLNPVLRVDVQMIEAVRAHQKMSKSQARDLARDTLGMMGIPSPDERLRAYPHQLSGGMRQRVAIAIAMLHRPDLIIADEPTTALDVTIQAQILSEVQKLARQNGTALIWITHDLSVVAGLADTLAVMYAGRIVEQGAVDAVLDAPQHPYTAGLIGSLPSLNKRGQRLRQIPGMAPNLTNMPAGCAFAARCAYATSVCGERPEMTQTSPGRLVRCFHPGAALQKEMV; from the coding sequence GTGACTTCCTCCCCCTCGTCCACCAGCGCACCGCTCACGCTGGAAGTGCGCAATCTGCGCACGCAATTCGTCACGCGCGCCGGTACGTTACCGGCCGTGGACGACGTCTCGTTCTCGCTGCCGCCGGGTCACATCATGGGGCTCGTCGGCGAGTCCGGGTCGGGCAAGTCGGTGACCGGTTTCTCGATCATGGGACTGGTCGATGCGCCGGGTCGCATCGTTGGCGGCGAGGTGTTGTTCCAGGGTCGCGACCTCACTAAGATGTCCGCCGCCGAATTGCGTCACCTGCAAGGCAATCGCATCGCGATGATCTTTCAGGATCCGATGATGACGCTCAACCCCGTGCTGCGCGTCGACGTGCAGATGATCGAGGCGGTGCGCGCACATCAGAAGATGTCGAAGTCGCAGGCGCGCGATCTCGCACGCGACACGCTCGGCATGATGGGCATTCCCAGCCCGGACGAGCGCCTGCGCGCGTATCCGCATCAGCTCTCGGGCGGCATGCGTCAACGTGTGGCGATTGCCATCGCGATGCTGCACCGCCCGGATCTCATCATTGCGGACGAACCGACCACGGCGCTCGACGTCACGATTCAGGCGCAGATCCTCTCCGAAGTACAGAAGCTGGCGCGTCAGAACGGCACCGCGCTCATCTGGATTACGCACGATCTGTCGGTCGTAGCGGGTCTGGCCGATACGCTCGCCGTGATGTACGCGGGACGCATCGTCGAGCAGGGCGCGGTCGACGCGGTCCTCGACGCACCACAACACCCGTACACCGCAGGCCTCATCGGCAGCTTGCCGAGTCTGAACAAACGCGGCCAGCGTCTGCGTCAGATTCCCGGCATGGCGCCGAATCTGACGAACATGCCAGCGGGATGCGCATTCGCGGCGCGCTGCGCCTACGCGACGTCGGTGTGCGGCGAGCGCCCCGAGATGACGCAGACGTCGCCGGGTCGCCTCGTGCGTTGCTTCCACCCGGGCGCTGCACTGCAAAAGGAGATGGTATGA
- a CDS encoding ABC transporter ATP-binding protein, whose translation MPAPIVALRGVSKRFGERHVGPAGRLLERAGLAHPPAVVRAVDNVDLIVKPGEVVGLVGESGCGKSTLGRMLAGLLKPSSGEVQIHGRPAEALSADEQRDARLKIQMIFQDPYASLNPRLRIDRIVGEGALVHGLTDRAGFDDYVSAQLQRAGLDPALRHRYPHQFSGGQRQRIGIARALAVNPDLLVCDEAVAALDVSIQAQILNLFMDLREQLRLTYVFISHDLGVVEHLSDRVVIMYLGRIVESAPVEEVFRRPNHPYTQALLAEIPRIDVRHKTFSAIRGEIPSPIAPPSGCHFHPRCPHATPRCRTEVPTLRGVAINHVSACHLNDN comes from the coding sequence CTGCCTGCGCCCATCGTGGCGCTGCGCGGCGTCAGCAAGCGCTTCGGCGAGCGTCACGTCGGCCCTGCCGGACGTCTGCTGGAGCGCGCCGGCCTCGCGCATCCGCCTGCCGTCGTGCGTGCGGTCGATAATGTCGACCTCATCGTCAAGCCCGGCGAAGTAGTCGGTCTGGTGGGCGAGTCGGGTTGCGGCAAGTCCACGCTCGGACGCATGCTCGCGGGCTTGCTCAAACCGTCCTCCGGCGAAGTGCAGATTCACGGACGGCCCGCTGAGGCATTGTCGGCGGACGAGCAACGCGATGCGCGTCTGAAGATTCAGATGATCTTCCAGGATCCATACGCGAGTCTGAACCCGCGACTGCGCATCGACCGCATCGTCGGCGAAGGCGCGCTCGTGCATGGTCTGACGGATCGCGCCGGGTTCGACGATTACGTGAGCGCGCAGTTGCAACGCGCCGGTCTCGATCCCGCGCTGCGCCACCGTTATCCGCACCAGTTCAGCGGCGGGCAGCGTCAACGTATCGGCATCGCCCGCGCGTTGGCAGTCAATCCCGATCTGCTCGTGTGCGACGAGGCGGTCGCCGCGCTCGACGTGTCGATTCAGGCGCAAATTCTGAATCTGTTCATGGACCTGCGCGAGCAACTGCGTCTTACGTACGTGTTCATCAGTCATGACCTCGGCGTGGTCGAGCATCTCTCGGATCGCGTGGTGATCATGTACCTCGGACGCATCGTCGAGAGCGCGCCGGTCGAGGAAGTCTTCCGCCGCCCGAACCATCCGTATACGCAGGCGCTGCTTGCCGAGATTCCGCGCATCGACGTGCGTCACAAGACGTTCTCCGCGATTCGCGGCGAAATCCCGAGCCCGATTGCGCCGCCGTCCGGCTGTCACTTCCATCCGCGATGTCCGCACGCCACGCCGCGTTGCCGCACGGAAGTGCCGACACTGCGCGGGGTGGCCATCAATCACGTCAGTGCGTGTCATCTGAACGACAACTGA
- a CDS encoding ABC transporter substrate-binding protein, producing the protein MKRFLLSSLAAALLVTSAAASAQANSSTLRIAFADPLSSIDPQLNNHAGDRSVSLHFWDLLVENKWNKLQPGLAVSWKALDPKTWEFKLRPNVKWHDGQPFTAADLIYSYQRARNVPGSVATYAGYLRTIDTMSAPDPLTLVVKTKIPNPDLPLNLASVHIVSKHVGEKSNTDDYNAGRAMVGTGPFKYVSYTPGDRVEMVRNDNYWGGKSEWEKVDYRYINNGAARTAALLAGDVDVIDKVPASDIPRLKKAPNVTVYPYPGLRVMLLQPSFREGTNQYITDNAGKPLAKNPLLDVRVRRALSLAISREAIVSRIMQGAASVANQWMPKDTFGYNPDVKDIPFDAAQAKKLLAEAGFPEGFKLTMHVPNDRYPQGPETAQAVAQFWTRIGVKTQVEVVPWAVYSGRANKNEYAMTMLAWGNGTGEASYALVNVLATVDAKKGLGASNWGHYSNPAIDKALDASTAEFDEGKREAILRQSVKVETDDVGTIPLYHYQNIWAARKGLKVTPFTSDRTVAMQVTKAAK; encoded by the coding sequence ATGAAACGCTTCTTGTTGTCCTCTCTGGCGGCTGCCCTGCTCGTGACGAGCGCAGCGGCCTCCGCACAAGCCAACTCCTCGACGCTGCGCATCGCGTTTGCCGACCCGCTGTCGTCGATCGACCCCCAGTTGAACAACCACGCGGGTGACCGCTCGGTGAGCCTGCACTTCTGGGATCTGCTCGTCGAGAACAAGTGGAACAAGCTCCAGCCGGGGCTCGCCGTCTCGTGGAAGGCGCTCGACCCGAAGACGTGGGAATTCAAGCTGCGTCCGAACGTGAAGTGGCATGACGGTCAGCCGTTCACGGCCGCCGACCTCATCTACTCGTACCAACGCGCGCGTAACGTGCCCGGCAGCGTGGCGACCTATGCGGGCTACCTGCGCACCATCGACACGATGAGCGCACCGGACCCGCTCACGCTCGTCGTCAAGACGAAGATTCCGAACCCGGATCTGCCGCTCAACCTCGCGTCGGTGCACATTGTGAGCAAGCACGTCGGCGAGAAGTCGAACACCGACGATTACAACGCGGGACGCGCCATGGTCGGCACCGGCCCGTTCAAGTACGTCTCGTACACGCCGGGCGACCGCGTGGAGATGGTGCGCAACGACAACTACTGGGGCGGTAAGTCGGAGTGGGAGAAGGTCGACTATCGCTACATCAACAACGGCGCCGCGCGCACGGCTGCGCTGCTGGCCGGTGACGTCGACGTGATCGACAAGGTCCCGGCGTCGGACATTCCGCGTCTGAAGAAAGCGCCGAACGTGACGGTGTATCCGTATCCGGGTCTGCGCGTGATGCTGCTGCAACCGTCGTTCCGTGAAGGCACCAACCAGTACATTACCGACAACGCTGGCAAGCCGCTCGCGAAGAACCCGTTGCTCGACGTGCGTGTGCGTCGCGCGCTGTCGCTCGCCATCAGCCGCGAAGCGATCGTCTCGCGCATCATGCAGGGCGCGGCCAGCGTGGCCAACCAGTGGATGCCGAAGGACACCTTCGGCTACAACCCGGACGTGAAGGACATTCCGTTCGACGCCGCACAAGCCAAGAAGCTGCTGGCCGAGGCGGGCTTCCCGGAAGGCTTCAAGCTGACCATGCACGTGCCGAACGACCGCTACCCGCAAGGGCCGGAGACGGCACAGGCCGTGGCGCAGTTCTGGACGCGTATCGGCGTGAAGACGCAGGTGGAAGTGGTGCCCTGGGCCGTGTATTCGGGCCGCGCGAACAAGAACGAGTACGCCATGACGATGCTGGCATGGGGTAACGGCACGGGTGAAGCGAGCTACGCGCTGGTGAACGTGCTGGCGACGGTCGACGCGAAGAAGGGGCTGGGCGCTTCGAACTGGGGTCACTACAGCAACCCGGCCATCGACAAGGCGCTCGACGCCTCGACGGCCGAGTTCGACGAAGGCAAGCGTGAAGCGATCCTGCGACAGTCGGTGAAGGTCGAGACGGACGACGTCGGCACGATCCCGCTGTACCACTACCAGAACATCTGGGCCGCACGTAAGGGTCTGAAGGTCACGCCGTTCACGAGCGATCGCACCGTCGCGATGCAAGTGACCAAGGCCGCGAAGTAA